Proteins co-encoded in one Halorussus vallis genomic window:
- a CDS encoding helix-turn-helix domain-containing protein: protein MAKAERYEPPKLPEESILELEDYLAMQRAVSEETRYRIVAELLREGEMSATELSEALDLPSNKLHYHLDKLVDVGVVGNRLQKERGADGLYSYYVATSLGEAVMKHGIGELIRTEWDALDRYA, encoded by the coding sequence ATGGCCAAAGCAGAACGCTACGAACCCCCGAAGCTCCCCGAGGAGAGCATCCTCGAACTCGAAGACTACCTCGCCATGCAGCGGGCGGTCAGCGAGGAGACGCGCTACCGCATCGTCGCGGAACTGCTGCGCGAGGGCGAGATGAGCGCCACGGAGCTTTCGGAGGCGCTGGATTTACCCTCGAACAAGCTCCACTACCACCTCGATAAGCTAGTCGACGTCGGCGTCGTCGGCAATCGCTTGCAGAAGGAGCGCGGAGCCGACGGTCTGTACTCCTACTACGTCGCCACCTCGCTCGGCGAAGCCGTGATGAAACACGGCATCGGCGAACTCATCCGCACCGAGTGGGACGCCCTCGACCGATACGCCTAG
- a CDS encoding nucleoside phosphorylase: MAKQPHLLVEPGDVNDIALIPGDPGRVDRIAGLCDDSTVVSENREYKVVNAEYEGVDLTICSTGIGCPSAAIAVEELHAVGVETVIRVGTTGALQSGIEIGDMIVATGAAKNEGTSKRYEAVEYPAVPEYDVLTALVDSSEANDESVHVGPIASDDAFYAETDEYVEDWEAANILSVEMEAAAVFSLARRKGMRAGAICTVDGNLVEGTQKGETEDDELPEKAKDNVERAIRISLDAVGSLAE; this comes from the coding sequence ATGGCGAAACAGCCCCACCTCCTCGTCGAACCGGGCGACGTGAACGACATCGCGCTCATCCCCGGCGACCCCGGCCGCGTCGACCGCATCGCGGGCCTCTGCGACGACTCGACGGTCGTCTCCGAGAACCGCGAGTACAAGGTCGTCAACGCCGAGTACGAGGGCGTCGACCTCACCATCTGCTCGACCGGCATCGGCTGTCCCTCCGCCGCCATCGCGGTCGAGGAACTCCACGCCGTCGGCGTCGAAACCGTCATCCGGGTCGGGACGACCGGCGCGCTCCAGTCGGGCATCGAGATCGGCGACATGATCGTCGCCACCGGCGCGGCGAAGAACGAGGGGACGAGCAAGCGCTACGAGGCCGTCGAGTACCCCGCGGTGCCCGAGTACGACGTGCTGACCGCGCTCGTGGACTCCTCGGAAGCGAACGACGAGTCGGTCCACGTCGGCCCCATCGCCAGCGACGACGCTTTCTACGCCGAAACCGACGAGTACGTCGAGGACTGGGAGGCTGCCAACATCCTCTCGGTCGAGATGGAGGCTGCCGCGGTGTTCTCGCTCGCGCGGCGCAAGGGCATGCGCGCGGGGGCCATCTGCACCGTCGACGGCAATCTCGTCGAGGGCACCCAGAAGGGCGAAACCGAGGACGACGAACTCCCCGAGAAGGCCAAGGACAACGTCGAGCGCGCGATTCGAATCAGCCTCGACGCGGTGGGCTCGCTGGCGGAGTAG
- a CDS encoding DUF7509 family protein, whose protein sequence is MRERLIYDLEPTSYRRFLVYVMGPYKSHVTEDEEMYSFLERLRDDLREEGLNAFLATDPEIPLDEMDAGTQTLEFARASNVVLFVVPREGKNLGVGIEVGAVLEDISDRRRERILFVHEVGMRSAMIGAIGDRWDVERRTFDDEDGLLKAVKQFVADVVRKEDTGELPFPPGEEGDD, encoded by the coding sequence ATGCGAGAACGGCTCATATACGACCTCGAACCCACCTCCTACAGACGCTTTCTCGTCTACGTCATGGGGCCGTACAAGTCCCACGTGACCGAGGACGAGGAGATGTACTCGTTCCTCGAACGACTCCGCGACGACCTCCGGGAGGAGGGACTCAACGCCTTCCTCGCGACCGACCCGGAGATTCCGCTGGACGAGATGGACGCCGGAACCCAGACGCTCGAGTTCGCCCGGGCGAGCAACGTCGTGCTGTTCGTGGTCCCCCGCGAGGGGAAGAACCTCGGCGTCGGCATCGAGGTCGGGGCCGTCCTCGAAGATATCTCGGACCGGCGGCGCGAACGGATTCTCTTCGTCCACGAGGTCGGAATGCGGAGCGCGATGATCGGCGCCATCGGCGACCGGTGGGACGTCGAGCGCCGGACGTTCGACGACGAGGACGGGCTACTGAAGGCGGTGAAACAGTTCGTCGCGGACGTCGTTCGAAAGGAGGACACCGGCGAGCTACCGTTCCCACCCGGCGAAGAAGGCGACGACTAA